DNA from Gammaproteobacteria bacterium:
CAATGATGTCGTCCAAACCATGGCGCACTAATATTTTGTGAATGGTAAAAAGTCTAATGATATGTGCGGGCTTTAACATAGAATAATTATCTACTAAAAAATGGGGGTAATATTTTATGCGTTAGGGTTTGATGCTAATACGTTCTAAGTGCGTCAAGCGTGCAGCAAGTCTTGCTTGCTTATCACGTACCAGATCTACTTCATGTAACCATTCACGCACGGCTTCTGGGTGCGCTAATATATTGATTTCATCTTGCACATATTCCACGCCATCTTGTCGCAGTTGGCTAAACCAGTGTTGTGAAAGCTTACTGATATGACTAACGCCTTGTTGCATCATGCTGCTCATTAGCGGCGGCCATTGCTCATTATCCCAAGGACGTGACCACTGCACGTGTTTCATGATGGATTGCAGTTGCTGAGCCAATTGCAAATCACCTTTCACTTCTAAAGCCTGCCGATTATTAGTCGATTGACCGCGCAACATATTTAACAAATCATCGACGTAACCCGTAATCGCTAAATCAGCGGCCCCTTGTCCATGGTGCGCATCGGTTACGCTCATTTGCACACCGCCCAAACTAAAGCGTAATTGCCACACGCTAGCCCAAGGCAATAACGTCACCGTCACCACTTTGCCCGCTAACGGTTGCAAACGCTGTTGCACATCGGGTTGCTGAGCAATTGTCAAAGCAATGGCTTTATTGACTGCTTCGAACAACAAAGTCGGTACTGTTAACATCAGCGGTTAATATTTAAAGCCGCGATGCACAGCAACGACACCACCCGTTAAATTAAAATAGTCCACTTCATCAAAACCATTTTCTAACATCAAACTTTTCAGACTTTCTTGATCGGGATGCATGCGAATAGATTCAACCAAATATTGATAACTATCCGCATCGCCCGTAATCAATTTGCCCAACTTAGGAATCACATTAAATGAATAGGCGTCATAAAATTTATCTAATAAAGGCAACACCGGTTTAGAAAATTCCAAAACAATTAATCGTCCGCCAGGACGAAGCACGCGACTCATGCTTTGTAAAGCCCGCGCTTTATCGGTAACGTTGCGCAAACCAAAAGCAATGCTGACGCAATCAAAATAATTATCGGGAAAAGGAATATTTTCTGCGTCGAATTGCACGCACATAACATTATTGGCGCAACCCTCATCTAATAAGCGATCGCGGCCACGCGCTAACATCGAACCATTGATGTCACTCAACACCACCAAACCTTGCGAACCTACCCGCCGCGAAAACAACTTACTTAAATCGCCCGTGCCGCCGGCAACGTCTAACACACGTTGGCCGCTGCGCACCGCCGACAACATAACCGCAAAACGTTTCCATAAACGATGTGCGCCAAATGACATAACATCATTCATAATGTCATATTGATTTGCTACCGAATGAAAAACGCCCGCTACTTTAGCGGCTTTGTCGGCCCAAGCAACTTGCTCAAATCCAAAATGCGTCGCTTTGTCTTGTTCGCTCATGACTTACCCTTTTTGACGGGATACTTTTAAAACAAATTTTCGATGACGAATACGTCTAACTACCTGCGCTAACATTTTACGATCTTTAACAGCGACCATAAACGCTAAACTAACTACACCACCGGGTTTGTCTTCTTGACTAACTTTTTCAATATTACAACCAACATCGGAAATAATAGTGGCTATCTGCGCTAACGCGCCCCGCGAATTAGTGACTTCTATGCGTAGTCCAGTAGAAAACGTTATGCCTACATCGGGCTCCCATTCCACATCTAAACGATGATCCGAATGATTTTTATATTCTTGAATGTTTTTACAATTTTTACGATGAATCACTACGCCGCGGCCTGCGCTTACAATGCCGACAATTAAATCACCGGGAATAGGCTGACAACAGCGACTATAAGAAACACTTAAACCTTCCGTACCTTTAATGTTTAACGGTTTCACTGGTTTAAGCGCATTTTTTTCTTCATCAGACACTTCACCGGGAGCAATACGGCGCGCGACTAGTTTCGGAATACGATTGCCTAAACCAATATCGCTTAACAACATTTCTAAATTAACGTATTTATATTCCTCTAAAACCATCGACAAGGTTTTTTCGGGAATATCTTTAATGGCTACACCATAAGTAGCGAGTGCTTTATTTAACATGCGCTCGCCCAAACGCAAGGAATCTTCTTGGGTTAAATTTTTCAAATAATGTCGAATCGAACTACGCGCTTTCGCGGTGACTACAAAATTTAACCATGCAGGATTGGGGCGCGCTGCTTGATGCGTAATAATTTCTACTGTTTGGCCATTTTCTAGTTCAGTGCCCAAAGGCACCATGCGTCTATCAATCCGCGCCGACATACAATGATTACCAACATCGGTATGAATAGCATA
Protein-coding regions in this window:
- a CDS encoding SCP2 sterol-binding domain-containing protein, which produces MLTVPTLLFEAVNKAIALTIAQQPDVQQRLQPLAGKVVTVTLLPWASVWQLRFSLGGVQMSVTDAHHGQGAADLAITGYVDDLLNMLRGQSTNNRQALEVKGDLQLAQQLQSIMKHVQWSRPWDNEQWPPLMSSMMQQGVSHISKLSQHWFSQLRQDGVEYVQDEINILAHPEAVREWLHEVDLVRDKQARLAARLTHLERISIKP
- the ubiE gene encoding bifunctional demethylmenaquinone methyltransferase/2-methoxy-6-polyprenyl-1,4-benzoquinol methylase UbiE, coding for MSEQDKATHFGFEQVAWADKAAKVAGVFHSVANQYDIMNDVMSFGAHRLWKRFAVMLSAVRSGQRVLDVAGGTGDLSKLFSRRVGSQGLVVLSDINGSMLARGRDRLLDEGCANNVMCVQFDAENIPFPDNYFDCVSIAFGLRNVTDKARALQSMSRVLRPGGRLIVLEFSKPVLPLLDKFYDAYSFNVIPKLGKLITGDADSYQYLVESIRMHPDQESLKSLMLENGFDEVDYFNLTGGVVAVHRGFKY